The Microbacterium sp. KUDC0406 genome includes a window with the following:
- a CDS encoding ABC transporter substrate-binding protein, whose translation MKKPLAALAVLGALTLALAGCGTTSVTEPTSSNAPAASGDGCADVTTSTGPVSLTDAFGRTVKLEKPAERVAVLEWQQVEDALTLCVTPVAVADADGYRTWDTAEELPEDVKDVGTRQEPNLDALFATKPDLVIVEAYTRDDAIIGQLEKYGVPVLATLGADAKDPVKQMLSTFDLIAQATGREDRAKDVTDEFEKHLAEAKAEVADAAPTSTDFVYIDGWVDGGNVSIRPFGQGSLIGELGEAVGLTNAWTGEVDEAYGLGQTDIEGMTTIGDANLFYTGTEDTESDNFIDAAKKNPAWASIPAVKDDRTFAFPAGIWTFGGPRSAEQIVDAFVDAAKSLGR comes from the coding sequence ATGAAGAAGCCCCTCGCCGCCCTCGCCGTCCTCGGCGCCCTGACGCTCGCGCTCGCCGGATGCGGCACCACCTCGGTCACCGAGCCGACGTCGTCGAACGCTCCTGCCGCGTCGGGTGACGGCTGCGCCGACGTCACGACGTCGACCGGACCGGTGTCGCTGACCGACGCGTTCGGTCGCACCGTGAAGCTGGAGAAGCCCGCCGAGCGGGTCGCCGTGCTGGAATGGCAGCAGGTCGAGGATGCGCTGACCCTGTGCGTCACCCCCGTCGCCGTTGCCGACGCCGACGGCTACCGCACCTGGGACACCGCCGAGGAGCTTCCCGAGGACGTGAAGGATGTCGGCACCCGCCAGGAGCCGAACCTCGACGCGCTCTTCGCCACCAAGCCCGACCTCGTGATCGTCGAGGCCTACACCCGCGACGACGCCATCATCGGCCAGCTCGAGAAGTACGGCGTCCCCGTGCTCGCCACCCTCGGCGCCGACGCGAAGGACCCGGTGAAGCAGATGCTCTCGACCTTCGACCTGATCGCCCAGGCCACCGGCCGTGAGGACCGCGCGAAGGACGTCACCGACGAGTTCGAGAAGCACCTCGCCGAGGCCAAGGCAGAGGTCGCGGATGCTGCGCCGACGAGCACAGACTTCGTCTACATCGACGGCTGGGTCGACGGCGGCAACGTCTCGATCCGCCCGTTCGGGCAGGGATCGCTGATCGGCGAGCTCGGCGAGGCCGTCGGCCTCACCAACGCCTGGACCGGTGAGGTCGACGAGGCCTACGGCCTGGGGCAGACCGACATCGAGGGCATGACGACGATCGGCGACGCCAACCTGTTCTACACCGGCACCGAGGACACGGAGTCGGACAACTTCATCGACGCCGCGAAGAAGAACCCGGCGTGGGCATCGATCCCCGCGGTGAAGGACGACCGCACCTTCGCGTTCCCGGCCGGGATCTGGACCTTCGGCGGCCCGCGCTCGGCCGAGCAGATCGTCGACGCCTTCGTCGACGCTGCCAAGTCTCTCGGTCGTTGA
- a CDS encoding ABC transporter ATP-binding protein yields MTLRTPFADELRGDDLVLSYGRTEVVHGVSLHLEPGLVTALVGPNGSGKSTALRALARLHAIDSGTVTVSSGRVAPETDARDAASLSAKDFARTVAMLSQSRPHPSGLEVRDVVAYGRHPHRSRFSGFADADRSAIARALELTGLAEMADRPVDELSGGELQRVWLATALAQSTGILLLDEPTNHLDLRYQIETLDLVRDLADRGTALGVVLHDLDHAASVADRVVLLHRGRVHAAGLPRDVLTGENLTEVYGLRIDTVLDADTGRVRVIPRGRHHERGASVPSPSIRTPA; encoded by the coding sequence CGGCGTCTCCCTTCACCTCGAACCCGGTCTCGTCACGGCGCTCGTCGGCCCGAACGGCAGCGGCAAATCCACCGCACTGCGCGCCCTCGCCCGCCTGCACGCCATCGATTCCGGCACCGTGACGGTGAGCAGCGGGCGCGTCGCGCCCGAGACGGATGCCCGCGACGCGGCATCGCTCTCGGCGAAGGACTTCGCCCGCACCGTCGCGATGCTGTCGCAGTCACGGCCGCACCCGTCCGGGCTGGAGGTGCGCGACGTCGTCGCCTACGGCCGGCACCCGCACCGCAGCCGGTTCTCCGGCTTCGCCGATGCCGACCGATCGGCCATCGCCCGCGCGCTCGAGCTGACCGGTCTGGCCGAGATGGCCGACCGCCCCGTCGACGAGCTCTCCGGCGGCGAGCTGCAGCGCGTCTGGCTTGCCACCGCGCTGGCGCAGAGCACCGGCATCCTGCTGCTCGACGAGCCGACCAACCACCTCGACCTGCGCTATCAGATCGAGACCCTCGATCTGGTGCGCGACCTCGCCGACCGGGGCACGGCGCTCGGTGTCGTGCTGCACGACCTCGATCACGCGGCCTCCGTCGCCGACCGGGTCGTGCTGCTGCACCGCGGCCGGGTGCACGCGGCCGGCCTCCCGCGGGACGTGCTGACCGGCGAGAACCTCACCGAGGTGTACGGCCTGCGGATCGACACCGTGCTCGACGCCGACACCGGCCGGGTGCGCGTCATCCCGAGGGGGCGCCACCACGAACGCGGGGCGTCCGTGCCTTCCCCCAGCATCCGCACACCCGCCTGA